Proteins encoded by one window of Blautia argi:
- a CDS encoding TraX family protein — translation MFTLLIGFLTLWIMDMVRQKNPVLMLLAAGGGILAGAVFAADYNWKGLVLILILYLFYSYPLEKTIAGCLSLLWEPAACLAFLPINLYNQQKGKSMKYFFYLFYPLHLFLLFLVRYAVFGI, via the coding sequence ATGTTTACTCTTCTTATAGGTTTTCTGACTCTCTGGATTATGGATATGGTCAGACAGAAAAATCCCGTCCTCATGCTGCTTGCCGCAGGAGGCGGGATTCTTGCAGGGGCTGTTTTTGCTGCTGATTACAACTGGAAAGGATTGGTTCTGATTCTGATTTTGTACCTTTTTTACTCCTATCCTCTGGAAAAAACCATTGCCGGCTGTCTTTCCCTTTTATGGGAGCCTGCTGCCTGCCTTGCCTTTCTTCCTATAAATCTATACAATCAGCAAAAAGGCAAAAGTATGAAATATTTTTTCTACCTTTTCTATCCTCTGCACCTCTTTCTTTTATTTCTGGTACGCTATGCAGTTTTCGGGATCTGA
- a CDS encoding TraX family protein has protein sequence MKWIALFTMLIDHIGAVFLENGAIAAYNQQLSSAFSYEATLALYHADHVLRFLGRISFPIFCFLLVEGFVHTSNRKKYALRLFLFACISEIPL, from the coding sequence TTGAAATGGATTGCTCTTTTTACCATGCTAATCGATCACATTGGAGCAGTTTTTCTGGAAAATGGAGCAATCGCCGCCTATAACCAGCAGCTTTCCTCCGCTTTTTCCTATGAAGCCACCCTTGCTCTATATCACGCAGACCATGTTCTTCGTTTTCTGGGACGAATTTCTTTCCCCATTTTCTGTTTCCTGCTGGTGGAAGGCTTTGTCCATACCTCCAACCGTAAAAAATACGCTCTGCGACTTTTCCTTTTTGCCTGTATCTCTGAGATTCCCCTTTGA